The following proteins are co-located in the candidate division KSB1 bacterium genome:
- a CDS encoding response regulator, protein MHKKHILLVEDNPSDEALTMRALRRSGVPCEVTVLRDGAEALDYLFCTGPYQGREPAGLPDLVLLDLRLPKVDGLQVLQRIRADQRTAALKVVVLTASDAESDLVQAYGLGATSYLRKAVRQMGIAWLLADEASKGQRH, encoded by the coding sequence ATGCACAAGAAGCACATACTGTTGGTGGAGGACAATCCGAGCGACGAGGCGCTGACCATGCGCGCCTTGCGCCGGAGCGGTGTACCCTGTGAGGTAACGGTCCTCAGGGACGGGGCAGAGGCATTGGATTATCTCTTCTGCACTGGCCCCTACCAGGGGCGGGAACCGGCTGGGCTGCCGGACCTTGTTCTGCTGGATCTCAGGTTGCCGAAAGTGGATGGCTTGCAGGTCCTGCAACGCATTCGCGCCGACCAACGCACCGCGGCCCTGAAGGTGGTGGTGCTCACCGCCTCGGATGCGGAGAGCGATTTGGTTCAGGCCTACGGGCTCGGGGCTACCAGCTACCTGCGTAAGGCCGTTCGCCAAATGGGCATAGCCTGGCTTCTTGCCGATGAGGCGAGCAAGGGCCAACGTCATTGA